From Pongo pygmaeus isolate AG05252 chromosome 1, NHGRI_mPonPyg2-v2.0_pri, whole genome shotgun sequence, one genomic window encodes:
- the RABGAP1L gene encoding rab GTPase-activating protein 1-like isoform X10, whose product MRESQLQQEDPMDRYKRENRRLQEASMRLEQENDDLAHELVTSKIALRNDLDQAEDKADVLNKELLLTKQRLVETEDEKRKQEEETAQLKEVFRKQLEKAEYEIKKTTAIIAEYKQICSQLSTRLEKQQAASKEELEVVKGKMMACKHCSDIFSKEGALKLAATSREDQGIETDDEKDSLKKQLREMELELAQTKLQLVEAKCKIQELEHQRGALMNEIQAAKNSWFSKTLNSIKTATGTQPLQPAPVTQPPKEST is encoded by the exons AGGGAGAACCGAAGATTACAGGAGGCCAGCATGAGGTTGGAACAAGAGAATGATGACCTCGCCCATGAACTAGTAACAAGCAAAATTGCTCTACGGAACGACTTGGATCAG GCAGAAGACAAGGCAGATGTGTTGAATAAGGAGCTCCTCTTGACCAAACAGAGGCTGGTGGAGACTGAAGACGAGAAGAGGAAGCAAGAGGAAGAGACTGCCCAG CTAAAAGAAGTATTCAGGAAACAGCTAGAGAAGGCAGAATATGAAATAAAGAAGACTACAGCTATCATTGCTGAGTATAAACAG ATCTGTTCGCAGTTGAGTACCAGGCTGGAGAAACAGCAAGCAGCCAGCAAGGAGGAGCTGGAAGTGGTAAAG GGTAAGATGATGGCATGCAAACACTGCAGTGACATTTTCAGCAAGGAGGGTGCTTTGAAACTAGCAGCCACAAGCAGAGAGGACCAGGGAATTGAAACGGATGATGAGAAGGACTCACTTAAGAAGCAGCTGAGAGAGATGGAACTGGAACTGGCACAAACCAAACTGCAGTTGGTGGAGGCCAAGTGTAAAATTCAG GAACTTGAACATCAGAGAGGAGCCCTTATGAATGAAATCCAAGCTGCGAAAAACTCTTGGTTTAGCAAAACCCTGAACTCTATCAAAACGGCCACGGGCACCCAGCCATTGCAGCCAGCACCGGTCACCCAGCCACCCAAGGAGAGCACATAG
- the RABGAP1L gene encoding rab GTPase-activating protein 1-like isoform X11: MIENGSWSMTFEERENRRLQEASMRLEQENDDLAHELVTSKIALRNDLDQAEDKADVLNKELLLTKQRLVETEDEKRKQEEETAQLKEVFRKQLEKAEYEIKKTTAIIAEYKQICSQLSTRLEKQQAASKEELEVVKGKMMACKHCSDIFSKEGALKLAATSREDQGIETDDEKDSLKKQLREMELELAQTKLQLVEAKCKIQELEHQRGALMNEIQAAKNSWFSKTLNSIKTATGTQPLQPAPVTQPPKEST, from the exons AGGGAGAACCGAAGATTACAGGAGGCCAGCATGAGGTTGGAACAAGAGAATGATGACCTCGCCCATGAACTAGTAACAAGCAAAATTGCTCTACGGAACGACTTGGATCAG GCAGAAGACAAGGCAGATGTGTTGAATAAGGAGCTCCTCTTGACCAAACAGAGGCTGGTGGAGACTGAAGACGAGAAGAGGAAGCAAGAGGAAGAGACTGCCCAG CTAAAAGAAGTATTCAGGAAACAGCTAGAGAAGGCAGAATATGAAATAAAGAAGACTACAGCTATCATTGCTGAGTATAAACAG ATCTGTTCGCAGTTGAGTACCAGGCTGGAGAAACAGCAAGCAGCCAGCAAGGAGGAGCTGGAAGTGGTAAAG GGTAAGATGATGGCATGCAAACACTGCAGTGACATTTTCAGCAAGGAGGGTGCTTTGAAACTAGCAGCCACAAGCAGAGAGGACCAGGGAATTGAAACGGATGATGAGAAGGACTCACTTAAGAAGCAGCTGAGAGAGATGGAACTGGAACTGGCACAAACCAAACTGCAGTTGGTGGAGGCCAAGTGTAAAATTCAG GAACTTGAACATCAGAGAGGAGCCCTTATGAATGAAATCCAAGCTGCGAAAAACTCTTGGTTTAGCAAAACCCTGAACTCTATCAAAACGGCCACGGGCACCCAGCCATTGCAGCCAGCACCGGTCACCCAGCCACCCAAGGAGAGCACATAG